In Paenibacillus hexagrammi, the following are encoded in one genomic region:
- a CDS encoding class I SAM-dependent methyltransferase, which translates to MLENEISYYVDNNKDKWHSLFNQKEIKPPSALLAENRDEIAIVVASSFLKEIAAQLKEMGFIYNQHFFNSGDIMMEIQQRHIQKMILKALAIEDISGITALEAKHTEIYGRYSEVQNITQGMLSTYDALAIVYLILYHMHKYSLEQVRALELGSWTGLSSFLISKSINAFSETNSLFCVDSWGEYTAYAPYNAYSHYVDVLHVFRSLMKGLRVNQYIKVLFMPTDDAFALLKNDLMDMAFIDADHTYEYVKRDIINAVQVLKPGSILFGHDFHHYDRELPPRELLQNHIHERMLSYEGHDYFPGVLQAVYEIFGVTAHNVPFSSIWFKEITVEDKKRIALMVNDKKG; encoded by the coding sequence GTGCTTGAGAATGAAATTTCTTATTATGTAGATAACAACAAGGACAAATGGCATTCCTTATTCAATCAAAAAGAAATCAAACCTCCGTCTGCCTTGTTAGCTGAGAATCGTGATGAAATCGCGATTGTAGTCGCCAGCTCTTTTTTAAAAGAAATTGCTGCCCAACTGAAGGAAATGGGGTTCATTTATAACCAGCATTTTTTTAATAGCGGCGATATTATGATGGAGATCCAACAGCGTCACATTCAAAAAATGATCTTGAAAGCTTTGGCTATTGAGGATATCAGCGGTATAACAGCATTGGAAGCAAAGCATACGGAAATATACGGTCGCTACAGCGAAGTACAAAATATAACACAAGGCATGTTGTCCACTTATGATGCTTTGGCGATCGTGTATCTCATATTATATCACATGCATAAGTATAGCCTCGAACAAGTCAGGGCATTGGAACTAGGGTCCTGGACCGGTTTATCTAGTTTTCTGATATCGAAAAGCATCAATGCATTCTCGGAAACTAATTCATTGTTCTGTGTAGATAGCTGGGGCGAGTACACTGCCTATGCACCCTACAATGCATACTCTCATTATGTAGATGTGCTGCATGTTTTCAGAAGTCTTATGAAGGGACTGCGTGTAAACCAATATATTAAAGTGCTGTTTATGCCTACGGATGATGCGTTTGCTTTACTCAAAAATGATCTTATGGATATGGCCTTTATCGATGCCGACCACACTTACGAGTACGTGAAAAGGGATATAATCAATGCAGTTCAGGTTTTAAAGCCGGGCTCAATTCTGTTCGGCCACGATTTCCACCATTATGATCGAGAGCTGCCTCCTAGAGAGTTATTGCAGAACCATATTCATGAGAGAATGCTTTCTTACGAAGGGCACGATTACTTCCCAGGTGTGCTTCAGGCTGTTTATGAAATATTCGGTGTTACTGCTCATAATGTCCCCTTCTCCAGTATTTGGTTTAAGGAAATTACTGTGGAGGATAAAAAAAGAATAGCCTTGATGGTTAACGATAAAAAAGGGTGA
- a CDS encoding alkaline phosphatase family protein produces the protein MKMLQDQGYDLNIFANPTEKKLGLLPPGFEIIGHHNSDLNLERYAQNLRITDQSFTFISLPDFHWAQDDYGYNKDAVRLGYDRVLDSLHIIDNHLSVEQFDWFFIFSDHGFKLTGQSQAESYLQLNADRTNTFMLMKSKQDKELSLNDELRSIMDIYPTICELLDVTSLQLDGLSLLQEQEHPLIVVEDFTSFYPQINQQADLWAVIKKQGVYYRTLEQHFFENADTFTETAEELDQIIADTSSLFGEYLKERIVFQHYKELNEDNQRVQYTSGKLRYSLEKFQRDFHGKKVIAFGTGLYAQEQLNQFPYPIDYFVDNNAQRWGETFFGETYI, from the coding sequence TTGAAAATGCTACAGGACCAAGGGTACGATCTTAACATTTTTGCCAACCCGACAGAAAAGAAGCTGGGGCTGCTACCCCCAGGTTTCGAAATCATTGGTCATCATAATTCGGACTTGAATTTAGAACGGTACGCACAAAACTTGCGTATAACAGATCAATCATTTACTTTTATTTCTCTGCCTGATTTCCATTGGGCTCAAGACGACTATGGGTATAACAAGGATGCGGTACGGCTCGGATATGACCGAGTCTTGGACTCTTTACATATTATCGATAACCATCTCTCGGTTGAGCAATTCGATTGGTTTTTTATTTTTTCCGACCACGGTTTCAAATTAACTGGGCAATCCCAAGCCGAATCTTACTTACAGCTAAATGCAGATAGAACGAATACGTTCATGTTGATGAAAAGTAAGCAGGACAAAGAGCTTTCTCTGAACGACGAGCTGCGCTCCATCATGGATATATACCCAACCATCTGTGAGTTATTGGATGTAACCTCTTTGCAACTTGATGGTTTAAGTCTGCTTCAAGAACAAGAACATCCATTGATCGTTGTTGAGGATTTTACAAGCTTCTATCCGCAAATTAACCAGCAGGCCGATTTGTGGGCCGTTATCAAGAAACAGGGCGTGTATTATCGAACACTTGAGCAGCATTTTTTTGAGAACGCGGATACGTTTACTGAGACGGCAGAGGAATTGGATCAGATTATTGCTGATACTAGCAGCTTGTTTGGAGAGTACTTGAAAGAGCGAATAGTGTTTCAGCACTATAAAGAACTCAACGAGGACAACCAGCGGGTTCAGTATACTTCAGGTAAGCTAAGATATAGTCTCGAAAAATTTCAAAGGGATTTCCATGGCAAGAAGGTTATTGCTTTCGGCACAGGCTTATATGCCCAGGAACAGCTAAATCAATTTCCATATCCGATTGATTATTTCGTCGACAACAACGCTCAAAGATGGGGAGAGACGTTTTTTGGGGAAACCTATATATAG
- a CDS encoding 2-aminoethylphosphonate--pyruvate transaminase — protein MKWAQVVPDICPRELDFGYLMKFVSRSLTRFVASTKNYETILIGGSGTAAVESVISSVSADKAILIINNGAYGKRMLEIAQAYGINAIEFVQSPVEPINTESLSILLEQRSSEISHIAVVHNETTTGLLNPIELIGAICRKFGIEMIVDAMSSFGAVPIQMEEMNISYLIASSNKNLQGMAGVGFIIANKQSLTSLRDIPPKNFYLNLYQNYKYFLDNHQMRFTPPVQTLYALREAIIETMEETIPGRYERYSGMWKKLIEGLKKLGLAFLVEEQYHSKIITSIVEPQLPGYCFEDMHDYLFANGFTIYPGKLHGKNTFRIANIGAINEQDISNFLMLLETYLGGVSGENIERIH, from the coding sequence GTGAAGTGGGCCCAGGTTGTACCTGATATCTGTCCTAGGGAGCTTGATTTCGGATATCTCATGAAATTCGTTAGTCGAAGCTTGACCCGTTTTGTAGCTTCCACAAAAAATTACGAAACGATTTTGATTGGCGGATCAGGTACCGCGGCTGTCGAGTCCGTAATCAGCTCGGTATCAGCAGATAAGGCGATCTTGATTATTAATAATGGCGCTTATGGAAAAAGAATGCTGGAAATTGCACAAGCGTATGGAATTAATGCCATTGAATTCGTTCAATCTCCTGTAGAGCCTATTAATACAGAAAGCTTATCAATTCTATTGGAGCAAAGATCCAGTGAAATTTCACATATAGCAGTTGTACACAATGAAACGACAACGGGGCTCTTGAATCCCATAGAGTTGATTGGAGCGATATGCCGGAAATTTGGCATTGAGATGATCGTGGATGCGATGAGCTCGTTTGGCGCTGTGCCGATACAAATGGAAGAAATGAATATTAGTTATTTGATAGCTAGCTCGAATAAGAACTTGCAGGGAATGGCGGGAGTTGGTTTTATTATTGCCAATAAGCAATCGCTGACCTCCTTGAGAGACATTCCACCAAAGAATTTTTATTTGAATCTATACCAAAATTACAAGTATTTCTTGGATAATCACCAAATGCGATTTACGCCACCAGTACAAACGCTTTACGCCTTGAGAGAGGCGATTATTGAAACTATGGAAGAAACGATCCCAGGACGTTATGAGCGCTACTCTGGTATGTGGAAGAAGCTCATCGAGGGCCTTAAAAAACTAGGTTTGGCGTTTTTAGTTGAAGAACAGTATCATTCCAAGATTATTACTTCCATCGTAGAGCCGCAGTTGCCAGGTTATTGCTTTGAAGATATGCATGATTATTTATTTGCAAACGGGTTTACGATCTATCCGGGCAAACTTCATGGCAAAAATACTTTTAGGATTGCGAATATCGGTGCAATTAATGAGCAAGATATTAGTAATTTTTTAATGCTGCTTGAAACCTATCTGGGAGGTGTATCGGGTGAAAATATTGAGCGTATTCATTGA
- a CDS encoding phosphocholine cytidylyltransferase family protein, with protein sequence MVKTAVILAAGLGSRLNERTKVTPKGFLELGGLPLVERSILNLLEAGIDKIWIGIGYLSEFYEGLAKRYEEVSCVHNAEYAASGSMYTLSKFRNCIHDDFLLLESDLLYDPAGIKELLYDRRKNVILASGETLSQDEVYIETDDHGNLVSMSKDPASLDRVDAELVGICKVSLGHFQAMCELSEEIFKTNLRFDYEQAMAAIAAKHKFAVKKSRITCGARSIRRSI encoded by the coding sequence ATGGTAAAAACAGCTGTGATTCTGGCAGCCGGTTTAGGAAGCCGTTTGAATGAACGAACGAAGGTCACGCCAAAAGGTTTTCTGGAATTAGGCGGTCTTCCATTGGTGGAACGTTCCATTTTGAATTTGCTGGAAGCGGGAATTGATAAAATATGGATTGGAATCGGGTATTTATCTGAGTTCTATGAAGGATTGGCAAAGAGGTATGAGGAAGTCTCGTGCGTTCATAACGCAGAGTATGCGGCCAGCGGGAGTATGTATACTTTATCTAAGTTTCGTAACTGCATTCATGATGATTTCCTTTTGCTTGAATCCGATTTACTCTACGACCCTGCGGGAATAAAAGAGCTGCTATATGATAGAAGGAAAAATGTGATCTTAGCAAGTGGGGAAACTCTTTCACAGGACGAGGTATATATTGAAACCGACGATCATGGGAACTTAGTAAGTATGTCGAAAGATCCAGCTTCGCTAGATCGAGTAGACGCGGAATTGGTGGGTATTTGTAAGGTTTCCTTAGGACATTTTCAAGCGATGTGCGAGCTTTCTGAAGAAATTTTTAAGACGAATTTGAGATTTGATTACGAGCAAGCGATGGCGGCTATTGCTGCCAAGCATAAGTTTGCTGTAAAAAAATCGAGGATTACGTGTGGTGCGAGATCGATACGGAGGAGCATCTGA
- a CDS encoding class I SAM-dependent methyltransferase: MPDWKEIWSRKPVTSEGSLTQQALIEADGFNNGAGKVELEDWLSYVNAVRRMLSIAPTDSIFEFGCGSGALLYEFYRQGHHVGGIDYSKALVDVAQEVMPEGAFTVSEAIQVEVALTYDMVISNSVFQYFPDFAYAEEVLNRMWEKSNKKIGLFDLNDLARKDEALEIRRGSLDQGEYEKKYNGLDHLFFEREYFPKLLKDKNCSVSVFDQRINNYGNSPFRFNVVIEKW, translated from the coding sequence ATGCCTGATTGGAAAGAGATCTGGTCTAGAAAACCCGTTACGAGTGAAGGCAGTCTAACACAGCAGGCTTTAATTGAAGCGGATGGGTTTAATAATGGAGCCGGTAAGGTGGAATTAGAAGATTGGTTGTCGTATGTAAATGCAGTCCGTCGAATGCTTTCGATAGCTCCTACTGACTCCATATTTGAATTTGGGTGTGGAAGCGGCGCATTGTTATATGAATTTTATAGGCAAGGTCACCATGTCGGGGGCATCGATTATTCCAAGGCTCTTGTTGATGTAGCACAAGAGGTAATGCCTGAGGGGGCGTTTACTGTTTCGGAGGCTATACAAGTAGAGGTCGCTCTTACCTATGATATGGTGATCTCAAATAGCGTTTTTCAATACTTTCCAGACTTTGCTTACGCAGAGGAGGTCTTGAACCGAATGTGGGAAAAGTCAAACAAAAAGATTGGGTTATTCGATCTCAATGATTTAGCCCGCAAAGATGAGGCATTGGAAATTCGCAGAGGCTCTTTGGATCAAGGAGAGTATGAGAAAAAGTATAATGGGCTGGATCACCTTTTTTTTGAAAGGGAATATTTTCCCAAGTTATTAAAAGATAAAAACTGCTCCGTTTCGGTTTTCGACCAGCGGATTAACAACTACGGAAATAGTCCTTTCCGTTTTAATGTGGTGATTGAGAAATGGTAA
- the aepY gene encoding phosphonopyruvate decarboxylase, with the protein MISTKVFGEELKTLGYDFFTGVPCSFLNDLINYAINDCEYISAANEGDAVAIASGAYLGGRKAVTLMQNSGLANAVSPLVSLNYVFKLPILGFVSLRGEAGLKDEPQHELMGQITTDLLELMQIKWAYLSDDITEASRQLAEADGWVEKKVPFFFVVKKGVFGKEPLHSQEFRTHRNETHLRRNKLKQEMLPSRFEALTVINANKDATTVQLATTGYTGRELYEVEDSEHNLYMVGSMGCVSSIGLGLAMSRPDKDIIAIDGDGALIMRLGNLATNAYYSPSNLLHILLDNNCHDSTGGQATVAKNLSFVDIAVASGYSHVEYLHNIEELEQAIKNWRADKKLTFLYLRTSSGAKENLSRPHVKPYEVKDRLVSFLNA; encoded by the coding sequence ATGATTTCTACCAAGGTATTCGGTGAGGAATTAAAAACGCTTGGGTATGATTTTTTCACAGGAGTACCCTGTTCATTCTTAAACGATTTGATCAATTACGCGATTAACGACTGTGAATATATTTCGGCGGCCAATGAAGGGGATGCGGTTGCTATTGCAAGTGGGGCCTACTTAGGCGGGCGCAAGGCGGTCACTCTCATGCAAAACTCAGGGCTTGCCAACGCAGTATCCCCCTTGGTATCCCTGAATTACGTGTTTAAGCTTCCGATTCTCGGTTTCGTTAGCTTGAGGGGAGAAGCGGGATTAAAAGATGAGCCGCAGCACGAGTTGATGGGGCAAATTACTACGGATCTTCTAGAGCTTATGCAGATTAAATGGGCCTATTTATCAGATGATATCACTGAAGCATCGAGACAGCTTGCTGAAGCTGACGGTTGGGTTGAAAAGAAGGTTCCATTCTTTTTCGTTGTGAAGAAAGGGGTTTTCGGCAAGGAACCTCTGCATTCGCAGGAATTCAGGACTCATCGCAATGAGACACATCTAAGAAGAAACAAATTAAAGCAGGAGATGCTTCCTTCCAGATTTGAGGCACTAACCGTCATCAATGCCAACAAAGATGCTACTACGGTTCAACTCGCTACGACTGGTTATACGGGGAGAGAGCTATATGAGGTAGAAGATTCTGAGCATAATCTCTATATGGTAGGGTCTATGGGTTGTGTCAGCTCAATAGGACTGGGTTTAGCGATGAGTCGGCCTGATAAAGATATTATTGCCATTGATGGAGACGGGGCTCTGATTATGCGACTAGGGAATCTAGCCACCAATGCATATTATAGCCCCTCCAATCTATTACATATTCTGCTGGATAATAACTGCCACGATTCAACGGGTGGGCAAGCAACTGTAGCGAAGAACCTTAGCTTTGTAGATATCGCAGTAGCAAGTGGATATTCTCATGTTGAGTATCTACATAATATTGAAGAATTGGAACAAGCGATTAAAAACTGGAGAGCAGATAAGAAGCTTACGTTCCTATACTTACGTACATCAAGCGGTGCTAAAGAAAATTTATCTCGTCCTCATGTTAAGCCTTACGAAGTGAAGGATAGGTTGGTGAGCTTTCTAAATGCCTGA
- the aepX gene encoding phosphoenolpyruvate mutase, protein MKKTTQLKQMLNSNELEFIMEAHNGLSARIVEEAGFKGIWGSGLTISASLGVRDNNEASWTQVLEVLEFMNDATSLPILLDGDTGYGNFNNMRRLVSKLEQRGIGGVCIEDKLFPKTNSFISGETQPLADIDEFCGKIKAAKDTQKDDDFCVVARLESFIAGWGLDEALRRAEAYRQAGADAILVHSKKSTFAEIELFMKEWGNRHPIVIVPTKYYSTPTDKFRDLGVSLVIWANHLLRTSITAMQKTVGQIYTDQSLMHVEGAIASVSEVFRLQGAEELSEAEKRYLPTSGKEVSSIILAASQGNLGELTEDRPKTLLKINGKSILSMQIDDFNRVGIKDITVVRGFAKDKINQSNISKVDNDIYLQTKELYSLYLAKDKIKSTTVISYGDIVFKNYILNDLLNDENDFTVIVDADVNMEGTNQDFVTTDRAYSKKLYSDTVRFVKMASDLKRDEINGEFIGLWKVSPKGANLLKDSLEKLSQREDFYNLTLADLFHEIVNFTPIAVKYIKGSWLDIDTIVDLQKAGDLS, encoded by the coding sequence ATGAAAAAGACAACTCAATTGAAACAAATGTTGAATTCCAATGAGCTGGAATTCATTATGGAAGCTCATAATGGACTATCTGCACGTATTGTTGAAGAAGCCGGCTTCAAAGGAATTTGGGGAAGCGGTTTGACGATTTCGGCATCACTTGGAGTAAGAGACAATAATGAGGCGTCTTGGACGCAAGTTCTTGAAGTATTGGAGTTTATGAATGACGCGACCAGTCTGCCGATTTTGCTGGACGGAGACACAGGGTATGGAAATTTTAACAATATGCGTAGGCTTGTCAGCAAGCTTGAACAGAGAGGGATTGGTGGAGTTTGTATTGAGGACAAACTTTTCCCGAAGACCAACTCTTTTATTTCCGGGGAAACGCAGCCTCTTGCCGATATCGATGAGTTCTGCGGGAAAATCAAAGCGGCGAAAGATACACAGAAGGACGATGACTTTTGTGTAGTGGCGCGGTTAGAATCTTTTATCGCGGGTTGGGGACTGGATGAGGCACTCCGGCGAGCGGAAGCATACCGGCAGGCTGGGGCAGACGCGATTTTGGTGCATAGCAAAAAATCAACTTTTGCAGAAATCGAGTTGTTTATGAAGGAATGGGGCAACCGGCATCCGATTGTTATCGTTCCAACGAAATATTACTCCACACCGACAGACAAGTTCCGCGACTTGGGTGTGAGTCTTGTTATTTGGGCAAACCACTTACTGCGGACTTCTATTACGGCTATGCAAAAAACAGTAGGTCAAATCTACACGGACCAATCCCTGATGCATGTAGAGGGTGCAATTGCTTCCGTATCTGAGGTATTCAGACTGCAAGGTGCGGAAGAATTAAGCGAAGCTGAGAAGAGGTATTTGCCAACATCAGGTAAAGAAGTTTCGTCTATTATCTTAGCTGCAAGTCAAGGAAATCTTGGAGAACTTACGGAAGATCGACCGAAAACATTGTTAAAAATCAATGGGAAATCGATACTGTCTATGCAGATTGATGATTTCAATCGTGTCGGTATCAAAGATATTACAGTTGTTAGAGGCTTTGCGAAGGATAAAATTAATCAAAGCAATATTTCTAAAGTCGACAATGATATTTACCTTCAAACTAAAGAGTTATACTCGCTCTACCTAGCCAAGGATAAGATTAAAAGCACGACGGTAATAAGCTATGGTGATATTGTTTTTAAAAATTATATTTTGAACGATTTGTTGAACGATGAGAATGATTTCACCGTTATTGTTGACGCTGATGTCAATATGGAAGGCACGAATCAGGATTTTGTAACAACGGATCGAGCGTATTCAAAAAAGCTGTACTCGGACACAGTAAGATTTGTTAAAATGGCAAGCGATTTGAAGCGGGATGAGATCAATGGCGAGTTTATTGGGCTTTGGAAAGTGTCTCCTAAAGGAGCCAACTTACTTAAAGATAGCTTGGAAAAGCTTTCGCAGCGCGAGGATTTCTATAACCTGACTCTTGCCGACCTTTTTCATGAAATTGTGAATTTCACGCCAATTGCCGTTAAATATATTAAAGGCTCGTGGCTAGATATTGACACGATCGTTGATTTGCAAAAAGCTGGTGATCTGTCATGA
- a CDS encoding motility associated factor glycosyltransferase family protein has translation MILTDNATFLEEKFPRILEMLNQDLASIRSRSVEVMSTPNGSETVVINKGDTSFYLHSRYDPLKEAELLVEKYKDAEKYKHVFFYGVGLGFHVEALLKKHPQLKFTLYEPDSAVFYKYISTRSMSNLPLEKLNQIYLDCATGDFIRWLPHFVNKIKEDILIVVLPSYERKEPEKVRRFSESFIEAIKEEKTSLQVNSSFEKLWIVNSIMNLQRTLKNPNIFSKSQYFEGKPVILVAAGPSLEEEIDRLRTIKKEGLAYIFAAGSANKALIKYGIMPDALCTYDPLPWNFNVVQDIRDLKIQEIALIFGSTVGYKTLNHYPGNKFHMLISQDTVTPLFRKMSHIDQLNIISDAPSIAVVSLELLYKLKFDPIILVGQNLAFKNNQFYSKGIVYSYRDEKVIDEDVRGALLVKDVQGQPIKSNETFNSMRINMERIISGYHMKNVINTTQGGAHIEGTIFKPLEEVMSAYLVEKAVHVDAFTHETNPIDPEMMAQKLKRIEDEYLSFKELIWKFEKLFVKILQHLRYEKKSLLEKDFELLNEPLNKMENNLFYNHLVRPLNRVQQELLFREMDEIRKNTDTIAKANQILSSFGSYIANCKSDMEEVFRLLKEKTTL, from the coding sequence ATGATCTTAACTGATAACGCAACGTTCCTGGAAGAGAAGTTTCCCCGAATTCTCGAGATGCTGAATCAAGATTTAGCGTCAATTAGGAGTCGTTCAGTCGAAGTCATGTCAACCCCGAACGGCAGTGAGACTGTGGTGATAAATAAAGGAGATACTTCTTTTTATCTTCACAGCAGATATGACCCGCTAAAGGAAGCGGAACTTCTGGTTGAAAAGTATAAAGATGCAGAAAAGTACAAGCATGTGTTTTTTTATGGAGTGGGACTTGGTTTCCATGTTGAGGCTTTGTTAAAGAAGCATCCTCAACTTAAATTTACGTTGTATGAGCCAGACTCGGCAGTTTTTTATAAATATATATCAACACGCTCCATGTCCAATTTGCCATTGGAGAAGCTTAATCAGATATATTTGGATTGTGCGACTGGGGATTTTATAAGGTGGTTACCACATTTTGTGAATAAAATCAAAGAAGATATTTTGATTGTTGTTCTTCCGAGCTACGAGAGAAAAGAGCCGGAGAAGGTCAGAAGGTTTTCTGAAAGTTTTATTGAGGCCATCAAAGAAGAGAAAACTTCCCTTCAGGTCAATAGCAGTTTTGAGAAGCTATGGATTGTTAACAGCATTATGAATCTGCAGAGAACTTTGAAAAACCCAAATATTTTCAGTAAAAGCCAGTACTTCGAGGGCAAGCCGGTCATTCTAGTCGCGGCTGGTCCATCCTTAGAAGAAGAAATTGATCGTTTAAGAACCATAAAAAAGGAAGGGCTTGCTTATATTTTTGCTGCCGGTTCAGCTAATAAGGCACTGATTAAATACGGTATTATGCCGGATGCGTTATGCACGTATGATCCGTTGCCATGGAATTTCAACGTTGTGCAGGATATCAGGGACCTTAAAATACAGGAAATTGCATTAATTTTCGGAAGTACGGTCGGCTATAAGACGCTTAATCATTACCCTGGGAACAAGTTTCACATGCTTATCAGTCAGGATACAGTTACACCACTTTTTCGAAAAATGTCACATATTGATCAACTAAATATTATTTCCGATGCTCCTTCTATTGCTGTGGTTTCGTTAGAGCTGCTTTATAAGCTCAAATTTGATCCAATAATTCTAGTTGGTCAAAATTTAGCGTTTAAAAATAATCAATTTTATTCGAAAGGTATTGTGTACAGCTACCGAGATGAAAAAGTAATCGATGAGGATGTAAGAGGCGCTCTTCTTGTCAAGGATGTGCAAGGGCAGCCAATTAAATCTAATGAGACATTCAATAGCATGCGCATTAACATGGAGCGTATTATTAGTGGCTACCATATGAAAAATGTTATTAACACGACCCAAGGTGGAGCGCACATAGAAGGTACGATTTTCAAGCCATTAGAGGAGGTAATGTCAGCCTACTTGGTAGAAAAGGCAGTTCATGTAGATGCCTTTACACATGAGACGAATCCAATTGATCCTGAAATGATGGCTCAAAAGTTGAAAAGAATCGAAGATGAGTACCTGTCCTTCAAGGAATTGATTTGGAAGTTTGAAAAATTATTTGTAAAAATACTTCAGCACTTGCGGTATGAGAAAAAAAGTCTATTGGAGAAGGATTTTGAATTGCTCAACGAACCTCTAAATAAAATGGAGAACAACCTGTTTTATAATCATCTAGTTCGACCCTTAAATCGGGTGCAACAGGAACTTTTGTTTCGAGAAATGGATGAAATTCGAAAAAATACCGACACGATTGCGAAAGCGAATCAGATTTTAAGTTCATTTGGCAGCTACATTGCCAATTGTAAGTCCGACATGGAAGAAGTCTTTCGTTTGCTAAAGGAGAAGACAACTCTATGA
- a CDS encoding flagellin N-terminal helical domain-containing protein, with protein sequence MRINTNVAALNTYNRLTANENATNKSLQKLSSGYRINTAADDAAGLAISEKMRSQIRGLDQATRNSQDGISMIQTAEGSLNETHDILQRMRELAVQSASDTNTDQDRNNLQDEMDQLTSEVDRIRNTTQFNTKNLLDGSLAAKASGVAGRDINKAMDTSTTTSDNLVDLKDINGNSLGIKSGDKVTVTYFSNGTFHSGSATTVGASTALSSLATSDFSFAVASSGGIYATASATGVSGAINGLTITVTDNSGNVKSVSTNALSSFTVERNAKNNVTKDNAATFQIGANAGQNINLSIDDMGATALGVKDLKIDNKTRANTAIRAIDEAIQKVSENRSKLGAYSNRLEHTINNLSTASENLTTSESRIRDVDMAKEQTKFTKNNILVQAATAMLAQANQQPQNVLSLLR encoded by the coding sequence ATGAGAATTAACACTAACGTAGCTGCTCTTAACACTTACAACCGTTTAACTGCAAACGAAAATGCAACAAACAAATCTTTGCAAAAGCTGTCTTCTGGTTACAGAATCAACACGGCTGCTGACGATGCTGCTGGTTTGGCGATTTCCGAAAAAATGCGTTCCCAAATCCGCGGTCTTGATCAAGCGACTCGTAACTCCCAAGACGGTATCTCCATGATTCAAACTGCTGAAGGTTCTTTGAACGAAACTCACGACATTCTGCAACGCATGCGTGAACTTGCTGTTCAATCTGCTTCCGATACAAATACTGACCAAGACCGTAACAATCTTCAAGACGAAATGGATCAGCTGACTAGCGAGGTTGACCGTATCCGTAATACAACACAGTTCAACACTAAGAATCTGTTGGATGGTTCCTTGGCTGCTAAGGCAAGCGGTGTGGCTGGTCGTGATATCAATAAAGCGATGGATACGAGCACAACTACATCAGATAATCTGGTAGATTTGAAAGATATTAATGGAAACAGCCTTGGTATTAAATCCGGTGATAAAGTAACTGTAACATACTTTAGCAATGGAACATTCCATAGTGGATCTGCAACAACAGTTGGAGCTTCTACAGCTTTAAGTTCATTGGCTACTTCTGATTTCTCTTTCGCTGTAGCTTCAAGTGGTGGTATTTATGCAACTGCTTCCGCTACTGGTGTATCCGGTGCGATTAACGGTTTGACAATTACAGTTACAGACAACAGTGGTAACGTGAAGTCAGTATCAACAAACGCGCTTTCTTCCTTTACAGTTGAGAGAAATGCGAAAAATAACGTTACTAAAGACAACGCTGCAACATTCCAAATCGGTGCAAATGCAGGCCAAAACATTAATCTTTCCATCGATGATATGGGTGCAACAGCACTGGGCGTTAAAGATCTGAAGATCGACAACAAAACTCGTGCTAACACTGCAATTCGTGCGATTGACGAAGCAATTCAAAAAGTTTCCGAAAACCGTTCCAAGTTGGGTGCATACTCCAACCGTCTGGAACACACAATCAACAACCTGAGCACAGCTTCTGAGAACCTGACAACTTCCGAGTCCCGTATTCGTGATGTTGACATGGCGAAAGAGCAAACTAAGTTCACTAAGAACAACATCCTTGTTCAAGCTGCTACAGCTATGTTGGCTCAAGCTAACCAACAACCACAAAACGTATTGTCCTTGTTGAGATAA
- the csrA gene encoding carbon storage regulator CsrA produces MLVLTRKKGEAIMIGDQIELVILGIEGDTIKVGIQAPKQVGIYRKEVYLSIKQSNEEASSSSVNLKNLAKLLNIPK; encoded by the coding sequence ATGCTAGTGTTAACCCGCAAAAAAGGTGAAGCCATTATGATCGGTGATCAGATTGAGCTGGTGATCTTAGGGATTGAAGGGGATACGATTAAGGTAGGCATCCAAGCGCCAAAGCAGGTGGGTATTTACCGTAAGGAAGTGTACCTTAGCATTAAACAATCTAATGAGGAAGCATCTTCCTCGTCTGTTAACCTAAAGAATTTAGCCAAACTTTTAAATATCCCAAAATAA